Proteins co-encoded in one Amia ocellicauda isolate fAmiCal2 chromosome 11, fAmiCal2.hap1, whole genome shotgun sequence genomic window:
- the xkr8.3 gene encoding XK-related protein 8.3 — MECAMPCKYSWLDFLFTVVGVGTFLFDLGADLWVARDFYLQGDYCWFGLVVGFIVVSSVLMQTFSWFWFKYDRELDAQTAQTATESLLLGGGRRWGLRALHICQLGFLLRYITAIEQGFLVWWKGKRGSDYAVYLTHDISMLRLFETFFESTPQLILMLYIIMHDNEARVVQWVSVAASTMSIAWMVLEYHRSLRSFLPEKAKLGYGSSVVYFLWNLLLIAPRVGAVALFTSVLPPFITLHFLLLWAAMFFWVWRQNTDFMDSVAGEGLYRATVALIWYFSWFNVAEGRTRGRSIIYHTIMVVDSAILVVTWWFYRDPALTQSYALPLLIVLPSSYLLGLLLKVLYYCCFHPKQWQRPEEAGEDVPDNDILFKSLSFGTAPSQMRNKRMVSLASNFYYRDAPQAPAANMNGNNGAI, encoded by the exons ATGGAGTGCGCCATGCCCTGCAAGTACTCGTGGCTGGACTTCTTGTTCACGGTCGTCGGGGTCGGCACTTTCCTGTTCGACCTGGGAGCCGACCTGTGGGTGGCCAGGGACTTCTACCTCCAGGGGGACTACTGCTGGTTCGGGCTGGTGGTGGGCTTCATCGTGGTCTCCTCGGTCCTGATGCAGACGTTCAGCTGGTTCTGGTTCAAGTACGACCGGGAGCTGGACGCGCAGACGGCGCAGACGGCCACCGAGAGCCTGCTGCTGGGGGGCGGGCGGCGCTGGGGGCTGCGGGCGCTGCACATCTGTCAGCTCGGGTTCCTGCTCAG GTACATCACCGCCATCGAGCAGGGCTTCCTGGTGTGGTGGAAGGGCAAGCGGGGCTCGGACTACGCCGTGTACCTGACCCACGACATTAGCATGCTCAGGTTGTTCGAGACCTTCTTCGAGAGCACCCCCCAACTCATACTCATGCTGTACATCATCATGCATGACAACGAGGCCCGGGTGGTGCAGT GGGTCAGCGTGGCAGCCTCCACGATGTCCATCGCCTGGATGGTGCTAGAGTACCACCGATCGCTGCGCTCCTTCCTGCCTGAGAAGGCCAAGCTGGGCTACGGCTCCTCGGTGGTCTACTTCCTGTGGAACCTGCTGCTGATCGCGCCGCGCGTGGGCGCCGTGGCCCTCTTCACCTCCGTCCTGCCCCCGTTCATCACCCTGCACTTCCTGCTGCTGTGGGCAGCGATGTTCTTCTGGGTCTGGCGGCAGAACACCGACTTCATGGACAGCGTGGCCGGGGAGGGGCTGTACCGTGCCACCGTGGCCCTCATCTGGTACTTCAGCTGGTTCAACGTGGCCGAGGGCCGGACGCGGGGCAGGAGCATCATCTACCACACCATCATGGTGGTGGACAGCGCCATACTGGTGGTGACGTGGTGGTTCTACAGGGACCCGGCGCTGACCCAGTCCTACGCTCTGCCTCTGCTCATAGTGCTGCCCTCCTCCTACCTGCTGGGCCTCCTGCTCAAGGTCCTCTACTACTGCTGTTTCCACCCCAAGCAGTGGCAGCGCCCTGAGGAGGCGGGCGAGGATGTGCCTGACAACGACATCCTCTTCAAGTCCCTCTCCTTTGGGACAGCCCCCTCCCAGATGAGGAACAAGAGGATGGTCTCTCTCGCCAGTAACTTCTACTACAGGGACGCCCCCCAAGCTCCTGCTGCCAACATGAACGGAAATAACGGTGCCATATGA
- the LOC136763558 gene encoding putative transmembrane protein 244 encodes MAFRGKVADTQTVLLHLLLCLVIFYTVYYMVGSVCFGAFKLDHFDGLIPFDFKTEPSESSSRYLVNLLSMELTYFSSGLLFAAVVRRWVWDYALTVTLIHVALTSIVMLEFPLVWQWWLALGSGLFLMICNGQLIAYFACQSDHRYPTFHSY; translated from the exons ATGGCATTCAGAGGCAAAGTGGCCGACACGCAG ACAGTCCTCCTGCATTTGCTGCTGTGTTTGGTCATTTTCTACACTGTCTACTACATGGTCGGCAGCGTCTGCTTTGGCGCATTCAA ACTGGACCATTTCGATGGACTTATTCCCTTTGATTTCAAGACCGAACCCTCCGAGTCCAGCTCCCGATATCTCG TGAACTTGCTGTCCATGGAGCTCACCTACTTCAGCAGTGGGCTGCTCTTTGCCGCGGTGGTGCGGAGATGGGTGTGGGACTATGCCTTGACGGTCACGCTCATCCACGTCGCATTGACCTCAATAG TCATGTTGGAGTTTCCCCTAGTATGGCAATGGTGGCTGGCCTTAG GTAGTGGTTTGTTCCTCATGATCTGCAACGGTCAGCTGATTGCTTACTTCGCCTGTCAGAGTGACCACCGCTATCCCACGTTCCACAGCTACTGA